The following are encoded together in the Salvia hispanica cultivar TCC Black 2014 chromosome 6, UniMelb_Shisp_WGS_1.0, whole genome shotgun sequence genome:
- the LOC125193916 gene encoding receptor-like serine/threonine-protein kinase ALE2 isoform X4: MDMELVMLRDLGMLLQVWALACLLVIQGSTGIGLQPAFAVPSFQSAPSPQTTPSPSTPTPIPIPFVPPPAATPDPVLSTPPIPPSANPPTPNPLVPPPTLSPDPVLSTPPIPPSENPPTPNPFVPPPALSPDPVPLTPPIPPADTPSKPTPNPFVPPPSSSPDLAPLAPPIPPSLPVPDPSVPPPSSSPDPIPLSPPFPPSASPPSKPTPSPFIPPPSSSPNPVPFTPPIPPSKSTPAPFVPPPSSSPHPVPFITPIPPSPQHAEHPPLIVHTPAPVISPSSSSPPDKQPHPSVSKSAPPTSDKSLAPVSDNPPSAIAPAPPPMMSKKSASRPVVAPRDKIAPIHAPLSRSPAEAPTARNTQGRSSSASPPHFSKSHSPRPHHSNALNTSSSPPPNAMPPSSDSSVPSSPHPEVNSSHSPIPARSPASPSNRPKIPSLQPSMPPSASSRQSPNLPLLPPMRALPPPPPNTDCAPLTCTEPLAYGPPEAPCVCVLPIQVGLRLSIALYTFFPLVSELAAEVAAGVFIGKSQVRIMGANAAGDDTEKTVVLIDLLPLGEKFDDTTAYITFGRFWHKQVVIKTSIFGEYDVLYVRYPGLPPSPPLPPSTINIIPRKPYPGQGNNGRTIQPLGVDVSRNQHKRGLNRSILAIIILSCFVALVLVCAAAWVFLFRDRQSAFRLDPTPPTTICSLAKSSGVAVSRTGSALSSPSFSLGSSMAAYTGSAKTYSSSEIDKATDFFNEANVLGEGGFGRVYSGVFEDGAKVAIKVLKRYDQHSGREFLAEVEMLSRLHHRNLVKLIGICVEDRTRCLVYELVPNGSVESHLHGTDKERSPLDWGARLKIALGAARALAYLHEDSSPRVIHRDFKASNILLEDDFTPKVSDFGLARAALDEDNKHISTRVMGTFGYVAPEYAMTGHLLVKSDVYSYGVVLLELLTGKKPVDMSQLPGQENLVAWARPLLTSREGLELMIDQSMAPDVPFDSIAKVAAIASMCVEPEVSHRPFMGEVVQALKLICSECDSMKEMPSRTSSQEDLSMLMEARNSTNSNMLPAPLLSPHSTVSDYDYLLDLERDLSMSELLSSSAMPGREDSESFRRHSSSGPLRTSKMKPLWKTMRQLSRGSVSEHGVMFKLWHGSQ, encoded by the exons ATGGACATGGAGTTGGTGATGCTGCGAGATTTGGGTATGTTGCTTCAAGTTTGGGCCCTTGCTTGTTTGTTGGTGATTCAAGGATCTACTG GGATAGGTTTGCAACCTGCATTTGCAGTGCCTTCTTTCCAGTCTGCACCGTCACCTCAAACCACGCCCAGTCCATCAACACCAACTCCAATTCCGATTCCTTTTGTTCCCCCACCAGCTGCTACTCCGGACCCTGTCCTATCCACACCACCTATTCCTCCTTCTGCGAACCCCCCCACTCCAAATCCTTTGGTTCCACCACCAACGTTGTCTCCTGACCCTGTCCTATCCACGCCACCTATTCCTCCTTCCGAGAACCCCCCCACCCCAAATCCTTTCGTTCCACCACCAGCGTTGTCTCCTGACCCTGTCCCACTCACACCACCTATTCCTCCTGCAGACACTCCTTCAAAACCAACTCCAAATCCTTTCGTTCCACCACCATCATCGAGTCCAGACCTGGCCCCACTCGCCCCGCCTATTCCTCCTTCGTTACCAGTCCCAGATCCTTCCGTTCCACCACCATCTTCGAGCCCGGACCCTATCCCACTATCACCACCTTTTCCCCCTTCTGCAAGCCCTCCTTCAAAACCAACTCCAAGTCCTTTCATTCCGCCACCATCTTCGAGTCCAAACCCTGTCCCATTCACACCACCTATTCCTCCTTCAAAATCAACTCCAGCTCCTTTTGTTCCACCACCATCTTCGAGTCCACACCCCGTCCCATTCATAACACCTATTCCGCCTTCCCCTCAACACGCGGAACACCCTCCACTTATAGTGCACACTCCAG CACCCGTGATTTCACCTTCAAGCAGTTCACCACCAGACAAACAACCTCATCCATCAGTTTCAAAATCTGCACCTCCGACTTCTGACAAATCTCTAGCACCTGTTAGTGATAATCCTCCGTCTGCAATTGCTCCAG CACCTCCTCCAATGATGAGCAAGAAATCAGCCTCTAGGCCAGTTGTAGCACCCAGAGATAAAATCGCCCCTATTCATGCACCATTAAGTCGCTCCCCGGCAGAAG CTCCTACTGCAAGAAACACTCAAGGACGATCTAGTAGTGCTTCGCCTCCGCATTTTTCCAAGTCTCATTCCCCAAGGCCACATCATTCGAACGCTTTAAATACTTCCAGTTCTCCACCTCCAAATGCCATGCCTCCATCTTCAG ACTCTTCGGTGCCTTCATCCCCTCACCCTGAAGTAAATAGTAGCCATTCTCCTATTCCAGCTAGATCTCCAGCATCTCCATCTAACCGGCCTAAAA TTCCCTCTCTTCAGCCTAGTATGCCCCCCTCTGCTTCATCACGGCAAAGCCCAAATCTGCCTCTGCTGCCTCCTATGCGAGCGCTACCTCCTCCGCCTCCTAATACAG ATTGTGCGCCACTAACATGCACCGAGCCATTAGCATATGGACCTCCTGAAGCTCCATGTGTCTGTGTGTTGCCAATACAAGTGGGGCTCCGTCTGTCTATAGCATTGTATACCTTCTTTCCTTTAGTCTCGGAATTAGCAGCTGAAGTTGCAGCTGGTGTTTTCATTGGGAAAAGCCAAGTTCGCATCATGGGAGCAAATGCAGCTGGAGACGATACAGAAAAAACCGTTGTCCTTATTGATTTGTTACCACTTGGAGAAAAGTTTGATGATACCACAGCATATATCACATTTGGAAGATTTTGGCACAAACAAGTTGTCATAAAAACATCGATTTTTGGTGAATACGATGTACTATATGTTAGATACCCAG GACTCCCACCTTCTCCACCTCTGCCTCCTTCCACCATTAACATCATACCAAGGAAACCTTACCCCGGTCAGGGCAATAATGGAAGGACTATACAGCCTCTTGGAGTTGACGTTAGTCGAAATCAGCATAAGCGTGGGCTCAACAGAAGCATACTTGCAATAATAATCTTATCTTGCTTTGTAGCTTTAGTCTTAGTGTGTGCTGCTGCATGGGTTTTTCTCTTCAGAGATCGACAGTCTGCTTTTCGACTGGACCCCACTCCACCAACAACCATCTGTTCCCTCGCAAAGTCATCGG GTGTCGCAGTGTCTAGAACTGGAAGTGCGCTGAGTTCTCCTTCGTTCTCGCTGGGTTCAAGCATGGCGGCTTATACTGGATCTGCGAAAACTTACAGTTCTAGTGAAATAGACAAGGCAACCGATTTTTTCAACGAGGCAAATGTACTGGGTGAAGGTGGCTTCGGACGTGTTTACAGTGGTGTGTTTGAGGATGGTGCAAAAGTTGCAATTAAAGTACTCAAAAGATATGATCAACATAGCGGCCGTGAATTCTTGGCTGAAGTCGAGATGCTGAGCCGGCTTCATCATAGGAACTTGGTCAAGCTGATTGGCATATGTGTCGAGGATCGCACCCGCTGTTTAGTTTACGAGTTAGTACCAAATGGCAGTGTGGAATCTCATTTACATG GCACTGACAAAGAAAGGTCTCCACTTGACTGGGGTGCTCGGCTAAAAATCGCCCTTGGAGCTGCCCGAGCTCTAGCTTATTTGCACGAAGATTCGAGCCCTCGTGTCATTCACAGGGATTTCAAGGCCAGCAACATCTTGTTGGAAGATGATTTCACACCAAAGGTATCCGATTTCGGTTTAGCACGTGCTGCGTTGGACGAGGACAACAAACACATTTCTACACGTGTCATGGGGACTTTTGG GTATGTGGCTCCAGAGTATGCTATGACAGGACATCTGCTGGTGAAGAGCGACGTCTACAGCTACGGTGTTGTCCTGCTAGAACTCCTAACCGGAAAGAAGCCGGTGGACATGTCTCAGCTACCCGGTCAGGAGAACTTAGTCGCTTGGGCACGGCCACTGCTAACAAGTAGAGAAGGTTTGGAGTTGATGATTGACCAATCCATGGCTCCTGATGTTCCTTTCGACAGTATTGCAAAAGTAGCTGCAATTGCTTCGATGTGCGTGGAACCAGAGGTGTCACACCGGCCTTTCATGGGCGAAGTCGTGCAGGCTCTGAAACTCATATGCAGCGAGTGTGACAGTATGAAAGAGATGCCTTCTAGAACCTCCAGCCAGGAGGATTTGTCCATGCTAATGGAAGCTAGAAACAGTACCAACTCGAACATGCTGCCGGCTCCTTTACTTTCACCTCACTCCACCGTCTCAGATTATGATTATCTGCTCGACCTTGAGAGAGATCTCTCGATGTCTGAGCTACTGAGTTCCTCTGCCATGCCCGGGAGAGAAGACTCTGAGTCGTTCAGGAGGCACTCAAGCTCGGGACCTTTACGAACAAGCAAGATGAAGCCACTGTGGAAGACGATGAGGCAGTTGTCTCGGGGCAGCGTGAGCGAGCATGGGGTGATGTTCAAGTTGTGGCATGGATCTCAATAA